One region of Corynebacterium capitovis DSM 44611 genomic DNA includes:
- a CDS encoding Rv3654c family TadE-like protein has product MTGLKRLERDDGYATVTSAGIIAAVFGLLLVVAGLGAKVADSHRARVATDLAAVAAATAHYVGADACSAARRTAEANGATVRDCRMVGTDVEVTATVRASASTSRAGPL; this is encoded by the coding sequence ATGACGGGATTGAAACGGCTTGAACGCGACGACGGTTACGCGACCGTCACGTCGGCGGGGATCATTGCGGCGGTCTTCGGCCTGCTCCTTGTCGTGGCGGGTCTTGGGGCGAAGGTGGCCGATTCGCACCGGGCGCGTGTCGCCACGGATCTCGCCGCTGTGGCCGCTGCAACAGCGCACTACGTTGGCGCAGACGCGTGCTCCGCGGCCCGCCGCACGGCAGAAGCCAATGGCGCGACCGTTCGCGATTGCCGCATGGTGGGCACGGATGTCGAGGTCACGGCTACGGTGCGCGCGTCGGCGTCGACGTCGCGGGCGGGTCCGCTCTAG
- a CDS encoding type II secretion system F family protein, whose amino-acid sequence MMVAFSFVLFAAAFAVSPAPAFERISTTKTPRDGPARCHADQIRMAGDIELFAACFRAGMPAASAAAAVAESHSTPRPTTEAWRTVAALAALGAEPDRAWEEMRHLPGGPDLANLVVLSGSSGTAIAAGCERIANRLRCAAGDEATAKAERAGVLIAIPLTAFFLPAFFVLGLAPVVLGLAGSLTTH is encoded by the coding sequence ATGATGGTGGCGTTCTCGTTCGTGCTGTTCGCCGCGGCATTCGCCGTCTCCCCGGCGCCGGCGTTCGAGCGCATATCCACCACGAAGACACCGCGGGACGGCCCCGCCCGGTGCCATGCGGACCAGATCCGCATGGCCGGGGACATCGAGCTCTTCGCAGCCTGCTTCCGCGCGGGCATGCCGGCGGCTTCCGCCGCCGCGGCGGTTGCCGAGTCCCACTCGACCCCGCGCCCCACAACGGAGGCGTGGCGCACCGTGGCCGCGCTGGCTGCCTTGGGCGCAGAACCGGACCGGGCCTGGGAAGAGATGCGTCACCTTCCGGGCGGGCCGGATCTCGCTAACCTGGTCGTCCTTTCGGGCTCCTCGGGCACCGCGATCGCAGCTGGTTGTGAACGCATCGCGAACCGCCTCCGCTGCGCTGCCGGTGACGAAGCCACGGCGAAAGCCGAGCGCGCCGGCGTCCTCATCGCCATCCCCTTGACCGCCTTCTTCCTCCCTGCGTTCTTCGTCCTTGGTCTGGCACCTGTCGTCCTGGGTCTCGCAGGAAGTCTCACCACCCACTAG
- a CDS encoding cold-shock protein: protein MATGTIKWFNAEKGFGFIAPDDGSADVFVHYSEIQGSGFRTLEENQQVEFEIGEGAKGPQAQKVRAL from the coding sequence ATGGCAACCGGAACAATCAAGTGGTTCAACGCCGAAAAGGGCTTCGGCTTCATCGCCCCGGACGACGGCTCCGCTGACGTCTTCGTTCACTACTCCGAGATCCAGGGCAGCGGTTTCCGCACCCTCGAGGAGAACCAGCAGGTCGAGTTCGAGATCGGCGAGGGTGCCAAGGGCCCGCAGGCTCAGAAGGTGCGCGCTCTCTAA
- a CDS encoding DEAD/DEAH box helicase, with amino-acid sequence MSSSYGGELLSELRARFPAASLTHVEEIPARPARYAEWPEWVDEGLKASLVDANLTRPYIHQALTADLAWAGRDVVVATGTASGKSLGYQLPVLTRLARDPQACAIYLTPTKALGSDQLHAVTRLAPAGVHAAPYDGDTPPEARGPIREASRFIFTNPDMLHAGILRNHQRWVRLLRHLCYIVVDECHAYRGVFGANVALVLRRLLRLAHAYGAHPVLIFASATAAHPAAQASRLCGRPVTPVTEDGSPAGSRTIALWEPGFIEGAEGDNGAPVRRAATTESADLMSALLTQGARTLTFVRSRRSAEVVAMRAHEDLAAQGRADLASRVASYRAGYLAEDRRALERALDDGTLLGLATTNALELGIDVGGLDAVVMAGFPGTVASFRQQAGRAGRRGQGSLAVLVARDEPMDTYLVHHPEALLGRPVENSVFDPHNPYVLRGHIYCAAVEQPLSEVDVDAFGARAVVDELASEGLLRRRPRGWFAVPQLSGDISPENAHASVSLRGGSGSEVMIVDQTDGRLLGTVDTARAMSQVHGGAVYIHQGNHFVIDTLDLHNYVALAVPAQPDYTTQARSTTEISILGEPSRLDNPSPGLWVANVDVEVVDHVTGYVVRLADGTVSEHIPLDLPQQRLVTRAVAYSLDPLVLDAAGVSPAEVPGALHAAEHAAIGLLPLLATCDRWDIGGVSTALHHDTMLPTVFVYDGHPGGAGFADEGFARFAEWIAATFDAVRSCPCQSGCPSCVQSPKCGNGNQPLDKQAALTLLGALVTMTG; translated from the coding sequence GTGTCCAGCTCGTATGGCGGTGAGCTCCTTTCCGAGCTGCGCGCGCGCTTTCCTGCCGCGTCGCTCACGCACGTCGAGGAAATACCGGCCCGGCCCGCGCGCTACGCCGAGTGGCCTGAGTGGGTCGACGAGGGGCTCAAAGCCTCGCTTGTCGACGCCAACCTCACCCGCCCCTACATCCACCAAGCGCTGACCGCGGACCTCGCCTGGGCGGGGCGCGATGTCGTCGTCGCCACCGGCACTGCCTCCGGCAAATCGCTCGGTTACCAGTTGCCCGTGCTCACGCGCTTGGCCCGCGACCCCCAAGCGTGCGCGATATACCTCACCCCCACCAAGGCGCTTGGATCGGACCAGCTCCACGCGGTCACGCGCCTCGCCCCTGCCGGGGTCCACGCCGCTCCCTACGACGGTGACACTCCCCCTGAGGCGCGCGGCCCGATCCGCGAGGCCAGTAGATTCATCTTCACCAATCCGGACATGCTCCACGCCGGCATCCTGCGCAATCACCAGAGGTGGGTTCGACTCCTGCGCCACCTGTGCTACATCGTGGTTGATGAGTGCCACGCCTATCGGGGTGTCTTCGGAGCCAACGTGGCGTTGGTACTGCGCCGTCTCCTCCGCCTCGCGCACGCGTACGGCGCCCACCCCGTCCTTATATTCGCCTCCGCAACGGCGGCCCACCCGGCCGCACAGGCCTCACGGTTGTGCGGGCGGCCCGTCACCCCCGTCACCGAGGATGGCTCTCCCGCCGGTTCGCGCACCATCGCGCTGTGGGAACCAGGGTTCATCGAGGGAGCCGAGGGCGACAACGGCGCTCCAGTGCGCCGCGCCGCCACGACCGAATCCGCCGACCTGATGTCCGCTCTGCTCACTCAGGGCGCTCGCACGCTTACCTTCGTGCGCTCGCGTCGTTCCGCCGAGGTCGTCGCCATGCGCGCCCACGAGGACCTGGCCGCGCAGGGTCGCGCAGACCTTGCGAGCCGAGTTGCCTCGTACCGCGCCGGGTACCTCGCCGAGGACCGCCGTGCGCTCGAGCGAGCACTTGACGACGGCACCCTCCTCGGCCTGGCCACCACCAACGCGTTAGAGCTGGGAATCGACGTGGGCGGGCTCGATGCCGTCGTGATGGCGGGGTTCCCCGGCACGGTAGCGTCGTTCCGGCAGCAAGCGGGGCGGGCGGGGCGCCGCGGCCAGGGGTCGCTTGCCGTCCTCGTGGCACGCGATGAACCGATGGACACCTATCTAGTCCACCACCCCGAGGCGCTGCTCGGCCGACCTGTGGAAAACAGCGTGTTTGACCCGCACAACCCCTACGTCCTGCGCGGCCACATCTACTGCGCCGCGGTGGAACAGCCCCTCTCCGAAGTCGACGTCGACGCCTTCGGCGCCCGCGCGGTCGTCGACGAGCTGGCGAGCGAGGGACTATTGCGGCGGCGCCCGCGTGGTTGGTTCGCTGTGCCGCAGCTCTCCGGTGACATCAGCCCCGAAAACGCGCATGCGAGCGTCAGCTTGCGAGGCGGTTCCGGCAGCGAAGTCATGATCGTAGACCAAACCGACGGGCGCTTGCTGGGCACCGTCGACACCGCTCGAGCCATGAGCCAGGTGCACGGCGGCGCGGTCTACATTCACCAGGGCAACCACTTCGTGATCGATACCCTTGACCTTCATAATTACGTCGCCTTAGCCGTCCCAGCGCAGCCGGATTACACCACGCAGGCGCGATCGACCACAGAAATCAGCATTCTCGGAGAGCCGTCCCGGTTAGACAACCCCTCCCCCGGTCTCTGGGTAGCCAACGTCGACGTCGAAGTCGTTGACCACGTCACTGGGTACGTTGTCAGACTCGCCGATGGCACGGTGTCAGAGCACATTCCGCTCGACCTGCCCCAGCAGCGCCTTGTCACCCGCGCGGTTGCCTACAGCCTCGACCCGCTCGTCCTCGATGCCGCCGGGGTGTCACCCGCCGAGGTGCCGGGCGCGCTGCACGCGGCCGAGCACGCAGCCATCGGCCTCCTCCCCCTGCTGGCCACCTGCGATCGGTGGGACATTGGCGGGGTGTCGACGGCGCTCCACCACGACACCATGCTGCCCACGGTGTTCGTCTATGACGGCCATCCGGGCGGTGCGGGTTTCGCCGACGAGGGTTTCGCCCGCTTCGCCGAATGGATCGCGGCGACCTTCGACGCAGTGCGCTCCTGCCCCTGCCAGTCGGGGTGCCCCTCCTGCGTCCAGTCGCCGAAGTGTGGAAACGGCAACCAGCCACTGGATAAGCAAGCCGCGTTGACGTTGCTGGGCGCGCTGGTCACCATGACCGGCTAG
- a CDS encoding HAD family hydrolase, producing MSSSAVALRRTAAFFDLDKTIIATSSAFAFGREFLSNGLITRQEALELYLSKATYMFSGHSDEQMDSTRDQLTRMVAGWSVEDIDRITTETMHNVVTPAIYAEARELIDEHRSTGRDVIIISASASILVEPIARELGVHTVVATELEVKDGKLTGEITRYLKGGAKADAVAEFARRHGYDLSRSYAYSDSATDIPMLEAVGHPVAVNPDRALRKHAMKQGWDVRIFRNPEPLIQMPNAKEVGIGAGVVAGATALAALGLWLAQRLGTSQRAAGRTPD from the coding sequence ATGTCTTCCTCCGCCGTCGCTTTGCGCCGTACCGCGGCTTTCTTTGACCTGGACAAGACGATCATCGCCACCTCGTCCGCCTTCGCCTTCGGCCGCGAGTTCCTCAGCAACGGTTTGATCACCCGTCAGGAAGCCCTAGAGCTGTACCTGTCCAAAGCCACATACATGTTTTCTGGACACAGCGACGAGCAGATGGACTCCACCCGGGACCAGCTGACTCGAATGGTGGCCGGGTGGTCGGTCGAAGACATCGACCGGATCACCACCGAAACGATGCACAACGTCGTCACCCCCGCCATATATGCTGAGGCCAGGGAACTTATCGACGAGCACCGGTCCACCGGGCGCGACGTCATCATCATCTCCGCCTCGGCCTCCATCCTCGTGGAGCCTATCGCCCGGGAACTGGGGGTGCACACCGTCGTCGCAACGGAGCTGGAAGTCAAGGATGGAAAGCTCACGGGCGAGATCACCCGCTACCTCAAGGGCGGGGCCAAGGCCGATGCCGTCGCAGAATTCGCTCGCAGGCACGGTTACGACCTGTCTCGCAGTTACGCCTACTCCGACTCGGCCACGGACATCCCCATGCTCGAAGCAGTGGGGCACCCCGTCGCCGTCAACCCTGATCGTGCCTTGCGCAAGCACGCGATGAAGCAGGGGTGGGACGTCCGCATCTTCCGCAACCCCGAGCCGCTCATTCAAATGCCCAACGCCAAGGAAGTCGGGATCGGCGCTGGAGTAGTGGCTGGCGCAACGGCGCTCGCGGCCCTGGGTCTATGGCTGGCGCAACGACTGGGGACGAGCCAACGCGCGGCGGGCCGCACGCCCGACTAA
- a CDS encoding DUF4244 domain-containing protein, whose amino-acid sequence MFHLYLRATTFLGARLRTLGNDRGMSTIEYAFGSLAAAALAGVLYMVVNGNGVVSAIEGVITDALSNKPG is encoded by the coding sequence ATGTTCCACCTCTACCTCCGCGCGACTACTTTCCTTGGGGCGCGCCTTCGCACCCTCGGCAATGACCGGGGAATGTCCACGATCGAATACGCCTTCGGGTCCCTGGCTGCGGCGGCTTTGGCCGGGGTGCTCTATATGGTCGTCAACGGCAACGGGGTTGTCTCGGCCATCGAGGGAGTCATCACCGACGCCCTAAGCAACAAGCCGGGTTAA
- the ssd gene encoding septum site-determining protein Ssd: MTSAITLTEPLLVAVDDASVHPEAIHIAAATGRPIVDVGPADSLLPDYPRAYAVLLDVTFAAQTAHLPPRPGVFLVGADLADVEATAAIYPHVSGSFVLPAQAGDVLRALSALASTRPLVKNRGRTIAVVGAAGGVGTSTFGAALARQAGAAHTPTLIDADRYSGGLDLLLGIEGEIGARWGEIVVGEGAVNRDDVRRALPATKDGIAVLTHARTTVNDPYALDGATLERLITAVGGAGLTVVDAPVDLLPRVDVVVVLTPAEVRGAAAAARLVAECAAAGATCAMVVRHRGWSSLSAQEVERVAHTHVVAEVGNIPRLSRVVETSGLPQRLPRALARGADAVLREVGL; this comes from the coding sequence ATGACCTCAGCCATCACTCTGACAGAGCCGCTCCTCGTCGCAGTCGACGACGCGTCGGTTCACCCCGAGGCCATTCATATCGCGGCCGCCACGGGGCGCCCCATTGTCGACGTGGGCCCGGCTGATTCCCTCCTGCCAGATTACCCACGCGCCTACGCCGTGCTTCTCGACGTCACTTTTGCCGCCCAGACAGCACACCTGCCACCCCGGCCGGGCGTTTTCCTCGTCGGGGCCGATCTTGCCGACGTCGAAGCCACCGCCGCGATCTACCCGCACGTCTCTGGGTCGTTCGTGTTGCCCGCGCAGGCCGGTGACGTGCTTCGCGCCCTCAGCGCGCTGGCCAGCACCCGCCCGCTGGTTAAAAACAGAGGCCGCACCATCGCGGTCGTCGGGGCGGCGGGCGGTGTTGGGACATCGACATTCGGGGCGGCGCTCGCCCGACAAGCGGGAGCGGCACACACGCCCACGCTTATCGACGCGGACCGTTACTCCGGCGGGTTGGATCTCCTCCTCGGCATAGAGGGTGAGATCGGCGCGAGGTGGGGTGAAATCGTCGTCGGCGAGGGAGCCGTGAACCGGGACGACGTGCGTCGCGCCCTGCCTGCGACGAAGGATGGGATTGCCGTGTTGACCCACGCTCGGACCACGGTCAATGACCCGTACGCATTGGACGGAGCAACGCTCGAGAGGTTGATCACCGCCGTCGGCGGGGCCGGGCTTACCGTCGTGGACGCGCCCGTCGACCTTCTCCCGCGGGTGGACGTAGTGGTGGTCCTGACCCCAGCCGAAGTACGCGGGGCCGCCGCGGCGGCCCGACTAGTGGCGGAATGCGCCGCGGCCGGCGCTACCTGCGCAATGGTGGTGCGGCACCGCGGTTGGTCCTCGCTGAGCGCACAGGAGGTCGAACGCGTCGCCCACACGCACGTGGTGGCGGAAGTGGGGAATATTCCGCGCCTTTCGCGGGTCGTGGAAACCTCGGGTCTGCCGCAGCGACTGCCCCGAGCCCTCGCCCGCGGCGCGGACGCAGTCCTGCGCGAGGTGGGCTTATGA
- a CDS encoding TadA family conjugal transfer-associated ATPase — translation MSTDFSPAATDAVIERVQRRLADEPGAPDPARLAALVREEAVVISDVDLLDVMRRLRDDSTGAGCLEPLLGGPDVTDVCVNGPDRVYVDRGSGLELSPVTFNSEAEVRRLATRFAAGCGRRLDDAQPYCDGHLTRADGTLLRFHAVLPPTSPAGTCISLRVLRQTTTTLAELEAGGSLSAEAAGALREIVEKRKAFLVVGGTGAGKTTLLSAMLAEVPHHERIVAIEDTLELAPVHPHVVNLTTRGNNAEGVGRISIAELVRQALRMRPDRIVVGEIRGAEVVDLLAALNTGHDGGAGTLHANSIGEVSARLEALAALGGLDRPGLHSQLSAAVDFVIVVKRHPDGRRVVHQIGAVEGNPVTIRVTWEAAP, via the coding sequence ATGAGCACCGATTTCAGCCCGGCCGCGACGGACGCGGTGATCGAGCGGGTGCAACGCCGACTTGCCGATGAGCCCGGCGCGCCCGATCCCGCGCGGCTGGCGGCGCTGGTCCGAGAAGAAGCGGTGGTGATCAGCGACGTTGACCTCCTCGACGTGATGCGCAGACTGCGCGACGACTCCACGGGCGCAGGCTGCCTGGAGCCCCTCCTCGGCGGGCCGGATGTCACCGACGTGTGCGTCAACGGCCCCGACCGCGTCTACGTGGACCGGGGGTCGGGCTTGGAATTATCACCCGTGACGTTTAACTCCGAGGCAGAGGTCCGCCGCCTCGCCACGCGCTTTGCGGCGGGCTGCGGGCGCCGCCTCGACGACGCGCAGCCGTACTGCGACGGGCACCTCACCAGGGCGGACGGCACGCTCCTCAGGTTCCACGCCGTCTTGCCTCCCACCTCGCCGGCCGGGACATGTATCTCGCTTCGGGTACTGCGTCAAACCACGACGACACTGGCGGAGCTCGAGGCCGGCGGGTCCCTGAGTGCGGAGGCGGCCGGCGCGCTGCGCGAGATAGTCGAGAAGCGGAAGGCGTTTCTCGTCGTCGGAGGGACGGGCGCGGGAAAGACGACGCTTCTGTCGGCGATGCTGGCCGAAGTCCCGCACCACGAGCGCATCGTCGCCATCGAGGACACCCTTGAGCTCGCACCCGTCCATCCACACGTCGTGAACTTGACTACCCGCGGTAACAACGCGGAGGGGGTGGGACGCATATCCATCGCGGAGCTGGTGCGCCAGGCATTGCGCATGCGGCCCGACCGAATCGTCGTCGGTGAGATCCGGGGAGCAGAGGTCGTGGACCTCCTGGCAGCTCTCAACACAGGCCACGACGGGGGCGCTGGCACGCTCCACGCCAACTCCATCGGAGAGGTCTCGGCGCGGCTCGAAGCTCTCGCCGCCCTGGGCGGGTTGGACCGGCCTGGCCTGCATTCTCAGCTTTCGGCGGCGGTGGATTTCGTGATCGTGGTCAAGCGCCACCCCGACGGGCGTCGTGTCGTACATCAGATTGGCGCCGTCGAGGGCAACCCCGTCACGATCCGCGTGACCTGGGAGGCGGCGCCATGA
- a CDS encoding DedA family protein — MINSLIHFFEQLMQMPLFYPLVGVIIVCDALAPIVPSESVLNLAGAFSAAKGVPDPWGVIAAAVIGAIIGDNLCFHFGHRLIKVVDRLDPDSRAGASISWVRRNMSRGAGATIIVARFLPWARWVATIVLASAGYSWAAFFIYDTIGVVVWACLSVGVGYLGGTLFANYPLLAMVVGVVLGSLVGLLIQRLQAKLFDWNDVRRGVSSL, encoded by the coding sequence GTGATCAATTCGCTGATCCACTTCTTCGAACAGCTTATGCAGATGCCGCTGTTCTATCCGCTGGTCGGCGTGATTATCGTGTGCGACGCTCTCGCACCCATCGTTCCTTCGGAATCGGTGCTGAACCTGGCGGGGGCCTTCTCGGCCGCCAAGGGCGTGCCCGACCCGTGGGGGGTGATTGCCGCCGCGGTGATCGGGGCGATCATCGGCGACAACCTCTGTTTCCACTTCGGGCACCGCCTGATTAAGGTCGTCGACCGCCTCGATCCCGATTCCCGCGCAGGTGCATCCATCTCCTGGGTGCGCCGCAACATGAGCCGAGGCGCCGGCGCGACGATCATCGTCGCGCGCTTCCTCCCCTGGGCGCGCTGGGTAGCCACGATCGTGCTGGCCTCGGCTGGGTACAGCTGGGCCGCCTTTTTTATCTACGACACCATCGGCGTCGTGGTATGGGCGTGCCTCTCCGTGGGGGTGGGCTACCTCGGCGGGACGCTCTTTGCTAATTACCCCTTGCTGGCGATGGTGGTGGGCGTCGTGCTCGGTTCGCTCGTCGGGCTGCTCATCCAGCGGCTGCAGGCGAAACTCTTCGACTGGAACGATGTTAGGCGCGGGGTCTCATCCCTCTAG
- a CDS encoding type II secretion system F family protein, with protein MTLLWLAGAALISPIPPSRRLGGRYPRSRRALIPTLGGAVAAVALASIVADRATVVISGCIVAATVIRTLSRRRQVKQRTRSREFIAGFLGHLVSHLQAGSSLFDATAASAERLPTDTPPGLIREIRRAVAAAQSGGAPEHALTSADTPELREVGALWALATSRGLPIAELLRGSRDRIDHELRHHAATEAALAGPKTTAVVLSALPLAGIAMGTAMGAHPLRILFGGGVGGILLLVGTILVCAGYLACAYIIEGAAS; from the coding sequence ATGACGCTGCTGTGGCTCGCGGGGGCCGCGTTGATCAGCCCCATACCTCCGAGCAGGCGCCTCGGGGGCCGGTATCCCCGGTCGCGCCGGGCACTCATCCCCACGCTCGGTGGCGCGGTGGCCGCCGTCGCGCTGGCGTCCATCGTGGCCGACCGCGCCACCGTGGTCATCTCCGGATGCATCGTGGCGGCCACGGTCATCCGCACTCTCTCTCGCCGCCGGCAGGTGAAGCAGCGAACCCGATCCCGCGAGTTCATCGCGGGTTTCCTCGGTCATCTCGTCTCCCATCTGCAGGCCGGCTCATCGCTTTTCGACGCCACCGCGGCCTCCGCCGAGCGACTCCCCACAGACACCCCGCCCGGCCTCATCCGCGAGATCCGTCGCGCGGTTGCGGCCGCGCAATCGGGGGGCGCCCCCGAGCACGCCCTAACGTCTGCGGACACCCCGGAGCTGCGGGAGGTGGGTGCGCTGTGGGCGCTCGCAACGTCCCGCGGGCTGCCCATCGCGGAACTGCTCCGCGGGTCCCGCGACAGGATCGACCACGAGTTGCGCCACCACGCGGCGACGGAGGCCGCGTTGGCGGGACCGAAAACAACGGCCGTGGTGCTCTCCGCCCTGCCCCTGGCAGGCATCGCGATGGGCACCGCGATGGGTGCTCACCCCCTGCGCATTCTCTTCGGCGGGGGTGTGGGCGGAATCCTCCTGCTCGTGGGCACGATTTTGGTTTGCGCCGGTTACCTCGCGTGCGCCTACATCATCGAGGGGGCGGCGTCATGA